The genomic interval GACACGAAAGCGGCACCCGACAAGGCAGCATTGCAAATGGCGAACGAAAATTCGACGGTGCCATCGGCCACCCGAGCCAACAAGAACATCTCGATTCTCGCACCGCCGCCCATTCGGGCTTCTAAAAAAGCAACCATCGCATACGCTATCAGTGTTACAGACTGCAAAAACCCATTGGATAATCGTCTCGTCGACGGAGCGGCTGTTTTGAAGCACTCCATTCACCTGGCCTCGATTCGCAACCCATCTGGCACTTCCCGGTACGATTATCACACGTACGCGTTTGTCCATCCCAACGCGACTCAATGCTCCTCCATTTTGGAGCGAGCCGGATACACTGTCCAGATGCGGGATACACCAATAGATACGGATGATATCAACAATACGGCCTACGCCGAGCGATTGAACAACCCGAATTCGGGGTGCTGTGGCGCAAGAGAATTCCTCAAACTGTACTCGTACACGCTACTGGAGTATCCAGTTGTGGTGCATTTGGATGTAGACGTGGTCATCTTGAAACCGCTGGATGAGCTGTTTGATATAATGCTGCAACCCGCGAATGCCACGAAGCACGTCAAGGACGCCATGTGGAATAAGACAGTGGCGCACTCGATCGATTCTATGTTTACGCGCGACTATCCCATGAGCAATTCCGTTGGAAATCCAAACAAAGTCGGAATGCAAGGCGGTTTTTGGCTAGTTCGTCCCAATCTCACCATTTACGACGAATACCGACAAATCATTCTCCGCGGCGATTTTGTACCCGGGTCAGGATGGGGTGGCGCAGAGTATCGGTACGGTGGATTTTACGGTGCTGCACAGATTCAGGGCATTGTGCCGTACTTTTATGGACGGTTCCACCCGCAGACTTTTGTGGAGCTGAATCGATGCGTGTATAACCAAATGGTTGATATACCATATCACGAAAAGTACGGCAAGTGTCTCACAGGAGAAGAAATTTGTCAGGATTGCCGAGAGGCTAACGTGGAGGATATATACTCGGCTCATTTTACGCTTTGTGGAAAGCCATGGACTTGCCCGTCTATTGAACAacacagcaacaaaagcgAGTCATACAAGTGGATGGAAAAGGTCTCACTTGTCGGCAAGAAAGGAGAGCTGTGTAGTAAGTCACGGATCGAAGCTCTTTCTACTTTTTCTCTCGCCTTGTTCGGATCTCAACTTACTCTCTGTCTCATCACTCATAGTACGACTACACCGCGAATGGCATCGAATCCGGCACAATCTAGAAGTGAGCTGGGGAATAAAGGAGCCTATTGTGCAGGATCCGTCTTTGCAACCCAATGGGAGTATATCAGAGTATTTTTATGGACACTGTAAACGGACGCAAACGTTGTTGGAGCTAGACTACAACTATGTTCCCTTGCGATTTCCTGATCATTAGTTATAGCATTGTCTTGCAGACATCAGGCTTACACTCAACTTGGAACCTCCGATACCTGTTATTAGATCAACTATACGTTCGTTGCAATTTAATGAAGGGCTCCCTTATCTACTTGAGGCCTCCTGCTCCTTACAGGCAATCCTTCCACAATGGAAGGATTCGCGATTAGTCCGAAAGTATCCGTGAGGCATAGTTTTTGGAATTGCCATCCGCTGTTCGGATCAGTAAAAGAGTAGCACTAACTGTGAAGCGTAAGCATACACCTTGTTTTAACAAGATTGAAAACTACATAGACTTCAGGCATGCATTTATATAAAATGTTATTTTTCTCATATTTCTAGATAGCTACGTCGCACTACGGTGAGTGAAATTCGCCGGATATTGATAAATCACTTTTTTCACTGCCAATTGGTGTTTTCTGACATCATATCAGTCGATGAGTCAATCTATGCGTTGCGGGACAAACAGTTTTTTTGCGTCTGACGCTACTACTAGTAATATCCCTGAAATCTGGTGAATATTTTATTTTGAGCAAGAGAATCCCGACGACAATGGTCTTGAGAATACATACATTGGTTCCGCTGTTGTCACTGGTGCTTCCAACACTCGGTCGTGCATTCGTAGCGCAGCAAGTCCCGTCGCGACTCTCGGCACGGGCATTTCCCCGGTTGTTCGCATCCGAGGATTGGAAAATCGAAATTGACATGCCTCCTGTTGGATCAGGCATCAAAGCCTACATGAAGATTCTACCTAttctttcggttccttcCGAGATCGTGCAAGTACGCTACAAGGTACCATTTGGTTTAAACGTCGAACCCAAGAAAAGCTTGGCGGTGTGTACCAAAGATGGTCCTGGAGGAGAAAAGGTCGGGGATGTCTTGAGGTACACTACACAGTGGACGCTTGGATTACCAGCCGGCGATGGACTGGTCACGACGGCAGCTTCCTTTGCGGGTGGCCTATCCTGGCAATGTAGCATGTTTGATGTCATGAACGCCAAGGCATGGGAACAAGTGGTGGAAGCGCTGGTCAGCAATGTGGACACTAAAACTGATGAGGTTGTTTTGCTCTTTGAACGGCCTTTGGAAGGCACTGCTCCCGAGGTTGAGTAAAGGTTGCGGACATATTCAAGCTAGCTAGCATGGAACTCGGGTCGTCTTAGAGACCACCTTTGGAATGCGCGGCAAAGGGCTACTCTCCAATCGACGAAGCAAACTCGATGAGCTAATGATCCAGAGTTGTAAAATGCCATATATATTTTAATTTTTCATGGGAATGGTAGGCAGAGTAGGAGAGTCGCTTGGTACATCATCCGAGGTGTAACTGTGATGCTGTAGCTTGCTGCTACGAGATGAACTGGTTTTAGATGCACGCAAGTATTTGCGCATGGAGGACAGCATTTCTTGCCGGGAGGCCGTATCGGCTTCAGAGAAGGTATCCATAATCGATCCTTCCATTGATCCCATATCAAGTGTACTGAGAGCATAAGAACCAGAATATACCGAGGTTGACTCCGATTCGGTCGGCCATTCTATAGACGTTTGTGAAGTCATCTTGGAGAACGGTACCCGGACAGCAGGTGGATAGCGAGATTGAGGACGCACTGGATCACGCATTGCCCAAGCGTCACCCTCTTCACTGATGCTGGACATTTGCCGCGATTGGGGATGTAGTGGCTGTGTAATGGCCGAGACGGGAGAGCCTCGATCAATTCCCGTAGCAGAGAACGGAACATCCGGATGCGCCAACGACGctacttcgtcgtcgtcttcctcctccaccaGCATGCGAGAGGTCTCTTCCGCTTGAAGCTGCTTCATTTCATGCAAACAGTCGACATTGACCGAGACCTCGTTTGAATTTGCGTCAGAAGCATTCACAATGTGAACGGCGCATTCGCTGCAAAAGCTATACGCCAATGTGGAAGGCGGACTTTCATTCTCACTGTAGGCATGATAAATTCTGAGATACTCACTTCCTTGAATCAATTGAAAGGATGACGCCTTTACTTTTGTTTGAGGATATGGAATTTTCCCTGAACCGTGGACTACATCCAAAGAACGCCGTGCTCTTATCTACACACGTCGAGAAGTATCAAACAACATTCAACAGTAAGTACAATTCGTGAAAACAAAAGGGGTCATCAGATCTCCGCGGAGGAACACAACTCGGTTTCCCTGACAGAACACACCTTAAAAATCACCGATTCGCAAGTGCACGATCCATGATAGTCAATAATGCAAGGAGGCGCCGGAATTTCAATCGTCTTCTTATTCGACCCTCCCGCCTGAATGACACGTCTCATTTTCTGTCGCATGTAGGAAAGAATTACTTGAGTGCTTATGCCCAGATCTTCCATCTCGCCAACCCCACCAAGCAATTGACCCACTAGCTTAAGCACAATGAGACTGAGACCGACGGCGGTAGCGCCTTTCATCGTGCCAGACACTATATGGCTGTCACACTGGCTGTGGTGACTGCCGCTGCTAGCAACACTCTTGCTCCGGTACGGCTGTACCAAGGAAAGAAACCATTCGGCGACCGAAGAGGTCGACGAATGATAAATTGCCATCCTGTTGAAGATGGCCTTCCTTTCCCAACGAGAGAGTGTTCCCGTTctgttcacaatcaatcacTTTTGTCGTCTAAGTTGGCTCTACTCTTGAAGTAGCGGGCAGCAGTAGGTAGTTCTCCGCAAAAACGAATTCCCTTAGCAgtggcaacggcaacaccGTGGAATTCTATGAAGGGACAATTTAGCGATTTATTGTATATTTACGTATACTTGTCATGATGACATTATTCGGGGTAAGCAATAGCCCTATCAAGCTTCGGTAGGGCTTTTCCCGTTGATATGACTTCTTTTCTGTTCTGTCAATGTAATGCGCGAGAACCGAGACCGTGTATTTTCCGCCCCAATCCATGCATTACTGTAAAATGGAAGCATGAAGCGAGCAATTTTCCTCCATTCCTATTTACGGCTAGTGTACCTATATTGGAATTCTAAACTTGCATCCAAAGTCCATGAATCAAGTCTGAAACGTTGCCTCGCGGGAGTAGTTTTTTTCAGTTAACAGTAATGTAAGTCGGCATCAGCCAGGCTATACCGGCCACCACGGAGAGAACATACTGGAAAGCGCCCCAGGGAGCTCAGAACAAAATGTCGACCGCAAACTCGACATGAAAAATAATCTCGAACAGTTCCAACCACTGAGACTCTGGGTCAGATATGTGTGCGCATTGATGGGTGGATGCTTGGCTAGCTCGTCAAAAATATTTCCCAGACATTTTTCTGTCAATGAGACACCCTTGTTGGCACTCTACTACATTTCGTCATATTTCGTAACGTCCTTCACCGGTGACAAAGTAGAGAAAATTGCGGAGCGGTCATTTTCGGTTCGATGAGGACGAAAACTTTGAAAGACAAATATTTGAATGTATCTTGAGACGTTTCGTCTGAATTCCAAATTACAATATATTacattactgttagtacaGACCAGGAACCCATTCGACTATCTAATCTTCTTCTCGATCACATTCATCTCTTCCCTCCAAATGAAGCATGAGTCAGAGTCCATCCCTCCTAGCATCAAACAATGGAGACCTTGTTCTTATTTTGGACCTTGCTGTTCACTACTTGGCTTAAAATCCATGCATTTTCTGGGCTGACCTTCCCCCTGCGTACCAGGAGTCAATTGTCTTTGCCGCTATGCTCCGCAACTCGCGACAAGGTGGACTTTCCTGCTAGTAGGAGGAAAAAGCAAGTACCATCGAATGCCACTGCGTCATACGACACCAGGAGAAGACGCACTGACGAATCGCCTTTTGAAGTCTTAGCCGGCAATGTGGCTCACTGTTTGATCGAAAGCGATCGCAAGAGGGCGAAGGGCTTGGATGGATCCTCCACGGGATGGACTAGTTGGATCGACGAGCCGAGCGCGTCTATCTTACAAAAATGTATTGATACTCTCAGATTGAAAACTTTTGATGAAAtccacagcaacaaaatcggGATCACTACGCCTGATGCTTCTCTTGAAGACGAGTTCGTTCAGTGGATTCGATGGATGAAATCAGCTCCGTCACCCGTGTTGCTTGAGTTATCCAAACAATTTCGTAGCGCGGTCCATCAGACTCTAGCGGACGAGACGCTTCTCTGTAGTGCTGACACGAATCTCGACGGTTTTTTGAAGCGCATCGCGTGCCGTCTCATTGTGTTGCCGTCTGGATCCACTCTGTCCTGTGCTTTACAAACGGCACCCGGCGCGATGGTGTACGGAAAACTACTTTTTGGTGGAGTCAAGCGATATCGTCTCATAGGCGCATCTGTGTCGAACCGTCTCAAACGTCGAATTGGAGAACGCACATTGCTGGCTCCGGTTTCAGCAGTGCAAGCAGCCCCCTCTTGGTTGCAGTACGGAGGACCGGAGCGAAATTACGAAGCGGTGGACATCGGACCAAGCCTCATCATGGAAGttactcttcttccgacaggCTTGTCGGTACCTCATATATCTACCAATCCAGCGGATACCGATGAGCGCGATCTGACCGTCACAAAACTGCCTTGGAATGTGAACAACGTGTTTTCATTCGGAATCCTTGACGAAGGAGCTAAAGGTATACTGAATAAGGGCACCAACCTTTCCACAGATATAACCGATACTCGTGATGCGGAATCAGCCTTTGGTACATCTGTAGGAGGGCTGCGTCCGCAAATCGACGAGATTGTGCGTCGTGTGTTGGACGGCCGTCTCGTTCGCTCTGCCAACGAGAATTGcaacgatgaagaagtcGCTTCTACTTCTTTTTCTGCCTTGGTGGCGAgccgacaaaaagaaatgcaGAGCTTACTAGAGCTTGGGCTACAACCTGTGCGTGGTTTACTGCTGTACGGCCCTCCTGGTTGTGGAAAGACTCAATTAGCCAGGGAAATATCGACCCTTTTGGACGCTCGACCTTCGAAGATCGTAGCGGCTCCGGAGCTTTTAGATCGTTGGGTGGGTGGTAGTGAACGGCTTATTAGAGAGTTGTTCGTAGACGCCGAAGTGGAGTTGAAAGCCTGTAATGGTGATCCCACCCGAAGCGGGCTGCATGTTGTGGTGATTGATGAATGTGATGCCGTTTTCCGCAGACGGGCTTCGTCAAATACGGATGGCACCAGTGAAATGACCCGAGCGTCCGCCGTCAATCAAATTCTCTCCAAGCTCGATGGAGTGCACGAACTCGGAAATGTGCTATTGATTGGTATGACAAATCGCAAGGAAATGTTGGATCCGGCGCTTTTGCGCCCTGGGCGTCTGGAAGTTCACGTCGAAATTCCTCTGCCCGATCGCGAGGGTCGTCGAGAAATACTCAAAATACATTTTGGAGCCTTACGGCGTCGTGGGCGATTGAGCAAACCACTGTGCGAGGCCATTGACGGAGTGAATTACGCAAGTGGAACCAGGCGTCGTTGGAACCAGTGGCGAACCCGTTGGTTGCCACGATCTACCCAAAGCATTCGTTCGGGATTTCGGAGGCATCGAATCATACATGATCTGGCAGCAGATTCCTGGACGGATGGGTTTTCGGGGGCCGATCTCAGCGGGCTGGTTAGGTGTGCTGCCTCCCTTGCTTTGGAGCGATGCCGCTTGCAAAATGACTGTGGCGTCGACAGCCTCTTCGTTACGATCGAAGATGTGTACCAAGCTCTGGTCGAAGTCCAAACGTAGCGGGCTATATTTATTAATTACAAATACTATGATATCCATTTATTTACTCTGAGTAGCGGGCCTTTTCGGAAAGACCTCCAACACCAGGGTTTAAAACATTCAGCGGATCCATTTTTTGCCAACGCTTTTGTGTGTCCGGCGGCGCCACATACTCCCTTCCGTGACCGTGTTCCGCCGGCAAGCGACCCTGGCAGTCGAATTCGACTGTCTTTTTCAGATCATGCTTAGCTTCGTGGATATCAACGCCATTGGCGTAAGCGAGATCTTCGTGTACGACGTTGCAACCAAAATGGGAGTAGCGCATCCTCTTGAGTGGCATGGGTCCGGCTTGGCCCAGCTTGGGAGCCTCACCCGCGTTCTTAGGCAAAGCGTAGTCCACGCTGAAGCCTTGTACGCCTTCGCCCACGCACCACGTTCGAAAGGCGGGAGCCGCTACGAAGCGAAAGGCGGTCAAGCCCGACAAATCTTTGGCCTGCACTTTGTGAATTTTGACCTGCTCCGCCCCATGCTGTTTGGCAAAATCCTGCATGCGGTGCAACAGCCGCTCCATGTTGCCGTCGCCAAATTCGCCAACGGTCATGGCCACGTGATGGTGCATCGTACGGCCCGTGGTTAGAATGTCCTTTGGCAGGGTAGCAGGGAGTAAGTTGTTGCACCAATGGAGTGCTTTGTCACAGATCAGACTGGCGCCCGGCAGCGGCAAGGCCTCGATAAAGAGCTTGATACCCCACAATTGAGCCACAATTGGTGACGAGGGCCCTGTGAGTTTGATGGTTTGTCCCAATAAACGCCCGGAGCGGTCGACAACATCAAAGGCGTCACGATCCATGTATTCCATTGACACGGGTAAATCTTTGGGATTGTTAAGGCAGACTTGCTTGCGAAAGTCCAGGGCTGTTTCGAGCGTATCAAAGCCAATCCAAAAGGCTTGCGTTTCTTTCGGTTTGGGGAAGGTGTCGTGGACGGTAGCGAGAATGACGATCTTGCCTTCGGAGCGACACAAATCGGGACCACGTGTGTCGGCGTTGTACCGACTGACATTGGTATCGTGCTGACACAACCGTCGGGCGTAATCAGTGTCACTGGCGGGCAATGCGCCGGCACCTTTCCGAGAGGAGTAGCGCATGTCTTTGGCGTAACCGTCGGCAATCATCTTGCTCCACCGATCGAGACGCGAAGGAATGGAGTCCATTTTGCGCGCACGGTGGGGGTCAATATCGCCTGCTTCCATTCCTTCAATGCCGAGCGTGTCGACAATTTCTACGTTCTTTTCGTTCCACTTGTTGGTACAAATTTTGAGATAGAGAGCCCTTTCGGTGTAGGCCGGTCCCTTGCGGAGTTGTGTCCTACCGGACCCAAAAGCAACGCCAGCGGCGGTGGTGGGGTTCAAAAATGTGGAACCGAGAATGGAATGGGATTCGCGGTCGGGAAATTCTTGTTTGAGGAATTGTTCGAGCGATGCGAGGCCGACACCGGCCAAGCACACGACTTTGTTGCCGTCATCAAGGGGGAATATACGGTCGAGACGTTTGAGAGAAAGGACGACGGTGGGGCGTGTATCGTGGGAATGTGGGACGGAGCCCCCGGTCAGACCAGTGTTGCGACCTTGCGGGAGGGCGACTGTAGGGATAGACACGGCAATAGAGTAAAGATGAGCGAATGAAGAAATGAAGGTAAGGACAAGCAAGGCTCTCAATGCATTTGTGTACCCCACGGCAACCGTCGCCACCGCGATATTCCACCACGTACCACAATCGGCGTTAACAATGGCCTGGACGCAATCCACGACGTCTTGTAGGGATTCGGGCGTGACGATGGCCAAGGCGTGTCCGAATCCTAGCCTGGCACCCTTGAGAAAGGGCAGAGTGTGGGTACTCTCGACATTTCCGTCCAAGACGTTGTTTTTACCGACAATTTTGCGCAACTGGTCGGGCAGAGCCTGTTGCGCGGCCGTGTAAGCGTGTGGTGCAACCGTACCACCGGGGGAAGACGGGTTGTCGCAACAGGTACGGGGCAACCCATCGGGGAGTACGCGGTGATGCGtggcttgttcttccgcaCGTCCAGCAGCGTAGCCGACGGAAAGTGAGGTCAAGGCCAGAACCGCGGCGGTGAACCAGGGTttggtgttgctgctgctgctagtGTTGAAAGACGGCGTACGTCCAGTAGACGTGGATGCTCCGGTGGTGGAAGTCcgcaaagcaaagcaagaGGAGGACGCCAGTACCGGTTGCCGCAGACTGCGTCGTGCCAGATTTTCGACGAGAATgagacgatgacgacgactctGGCGTGGAGTGATAGTACAGATGCGGGACGCAATCATGCTGGACACTCCCAAGgttggaagatgacgaagaagaagcgtCGGACGAAGCTAGACTATCGTATGTTTCTCCCGCCGAGCGAAAGAGTGCGCGTCGAGATCGAAACTGCCGCAAGTTGGTCCAACGACTTCCGAATGGATACAACAAATTCTGTCGGATCCCAACAAAAGGGCGAGACGTTGGAAATCGTCAATCTGTAGGGTTACGTATGCGTTCTCAATAGGTCAATGATCAAGAGACTCGTCCATAAAATCTTTGGATCCAGGAACTATCTCGCGATGTAATTCACAGTTACGTTGCCGAATGTACCGAAACCACAAACAACGAACAGTTCGGAGAGTTCAAAGCCAGCTGACGGTGAAGTAAGATCAATCACACTCACTGTGAGTCGATGCTCGGAGATCTTCTTCTCACAGCAGAGACTGGCGCCTTGGAATTCCCTCTAGAGCAGGTTTCACCGGAATCACAAGAAACGTCCAGTACGACACACTTTTTATTGTCTTGCAAGGAAGAGTGTACTATATCAAAATTGACAACTTCTACCGGGATATGGGTGTCGGTACAGTGAGATTCAAAATAAGGGTTAGGGTTTATCAATGTCGGGAGTGTACAATTTGGGGGGGGGGCGGATTCGCTCGGGAAACGACTCGATCCAATCCGAACGCGTCGTTCCCATCAACACACACCGCCATAGATTGACACTGAAGATCTCCATCTCTCGATCGTTACGGAGTGTCAATCTTTCTCATTGtcctctctctctcactcACCGTACTCGCTGGACAAGGCATGCGTTGGTGACGCTTCGGCGGAGCGACACGAATAAACACAAACCTATCTACCTATATCTACCTGTACGACAATCAGATACGTGTGGGTGGTTACCGAATAACCTTCCGCAACGATGGTAGCGTGGCTCGTCCTGCTTACGCTTTCGTCACTGGAACTCGTAAACGGATGGATCCACCAATGCACAGTAATGTCGCTGTACATTCGTCGACCCACGGTTAGCGCATCGCTCGCGTTCTCCCACGTCACCACGCATCTGGACGAACACGACCACGAATTCGGTGCGAATCGAACTCTCGAAACGTCCACAGGGACAACCCGCTACGATCTCGGTATTGGCAAGAACGCACCACTCGGATCGGCCTCCAATACGACGATTCCTGCTATGCTTGCCGGACCATCGGATCCAAACGTCCCCACCCCAGTTGCCACCGAGTCGACTCAATCCGTGCCTTTTTCGGCGGCTTCACGGGGTGAAAACTGGGTGGCACTCGATCCGGTGCACAAGCCGTCCACTCCAGCATCGCGGACCCGCCATTCGCCCCATCCCGTATCCGAACAAACGGCAAAGCCTGTGAACGGTCTATCCAGTACCCAAAAACCCGCACCCACCACGTCTCGGCGCATGGTGGCACGTGACAACCGATCGGCCAAGTTGCGTGCAGCCCTGTGGGACGAAGGACACTACCAAAAGCACGAGTCGCCATTGCTGCCCTCGCACCCACACGACCCCACCACTAGcactgctgttgctgacACTACCAAACAATCATCCTCCACCGTTCCGAACGTCCACGAGATCGTCCAACGCTCAACCACCATTACGGCGGATGGACCATCCCCGCCAACGGCCTTTTATCCCGACATTGATCTTTCCATTCCCGATTCCGTATACGCTGACGACGGATCGGTGGATCTAGTATGGGATCTCTTGCGCTGGGATGCCTACCAAGAAGCCCAGCGCGAGCCACTATTGGTCTCCTTTTTGTATTCCACTATTCTCAACCATCCATCACTGGAAAGCTCCTTGTCTTTCCTTTTGGCCAACCGCCTCCAAAGCCCCGCCATGATGATTTCCACACAGCTCCAGTCTCTCATCTACGCTTCCCTCCAACGCTGTCCCATCTTTCGAAGGGCTCTCCGGGCGGATCTCATGGCCGTCCGAGATCGTGATCCCGCCGTACAATCGCTACCCGACGTGTTTTTGTACTTTAAAGGATTCCACGCGCTCGAATCACACCGCGTCGCGCATACTCTTTGGAAAAAGCAAAATAAACGCGTGCTGGCGCAATACCTGCAGTCCCAAGTCTCCCAAACCTTCCAAATCGACATTCATCCGAACGCAACCTTTGGTATGGGAATTATGCTGGACCACGGGACGGGAATTGTCGTTGGGGAAACCGCGGCGGTCGGACACAACTGCTCTATTCTGCATCACGTTACCTTGGGGGGATCCGGTAAAAAAGGAGTGGATCGACACCCCCGGGTCGGTAACGGTGTCTTGCTTGGAGCCGGGGCCACTGTACTAGGTCCCGTCCACATTGGCGACGGCTCTCAGGTCGGTGCAGGCACTCTGGTCATTTCTGATTTGCCCTCCCATTGCGTCGCCGTCGGTGTTCCGGCACGCATCATTGGCAGCTTTATTGACGTTACGGAACAGCCTTCGATCGGTATGAATCAAATTATGGACGAAAACCGAAAGATTGTTGCGACGTTTGAATCGGACGGGATATGACTTTGAACGGTTGACGGTGAATCCACGATGGTTGTAACGAGAAATCAATGCTCATTgtagtttttggatatgAATAGTCGTGCAGTGTTTCTACCATTTTTACTTTTCCCAGTACTTTACACATGTGTAATCAATACTGACAATTCCAACCAAGCAGAACTTTTCCAACGCTTTTTTCTCACAGACAGACCGGATATGGAAAAGAGACACCGCTAAGCCAATCACCGTGTTTTTGACGGGGAAATTGTTATTCATCGTCTGGCAGTAGTACCTTTTCAGAAGCCATTCATTTTTCTCAGCGTCTCGGGCGTGCCCGAACGAATTTCCTTCGCCATCACAAAATTTGACTTCCcttttgaccgtgaatgaTCCGTACCAGCTTGCGGCTCACCCACCATGGTCCAGCCCAAAGTGCGATCCAATGTAAAAAAGGAACAGAGAAAGGCAGAGTCAGAGAAGGAAGTGGAGATACTGACAAAACGTGTCGTGGAAGAAGCTCCTGCTCGCGGTTATGCGCCACCAATCGACCAACGGGTAGCCTTTCGGGCCCTCGCCATTTCGCAAGTCACACTACGAGGCTTGGAAAGCGCCAAAACACCGTTCACCACCATGACAGATATTCAAAACGCCTGCATACCTCATGCATTGGCAGGCAGAGATATTCTGGGAGCTGCGAGGACGGGCAGTGGAAAGACGTTGGCGTTCCTCATTCCCGTGTTGGAGTGTTTGTACCGCAACCGGTTCTCTCCCGTCGACGGTCCCGGTGCCGTCGTGCTGTCGCCAACCCGTGAACTTGCGGTACAAATATTCCAAGTTCTCCGTATGGCTGGAAAGTACCACGCCTTTTCGGTGGGCCTTTTGATTGGCGGTAAACGCGACTTTTTTGAAGAACAAAACCAGGTTGGTTCGACAAACATTATCATTGCGACCCCGGGACGCTTACTGCAGCATCTGGAACAGACACCGAATTTTGATACGTCCGATCTACGAATGCTTGTGCTGGATGAGGCTGACCGCGTCCTAGATATGGGTTTTCGGGATCAATTGGTACGAATTCTCGAATATCTTCCGACGGAGCAACGGCAAACTTTGTTGTTCTCAGCGACGCAAACAAATGATGTGTCCCATTTGGCGACGATGAGTTTACAAAAACCTGAATATCTCGGGGTTCacgacaaggaaaaaacGTCGACGCCCGACGCGCTTCAACAGTCGTATGTTGTCGTTCCACTCGAGCACAAACTGGAC from Phaeodactylum tricornutum CCAP 1055/1 chromosome 11, complete sequence carries:
- a CDS encoding predicted protein, whose translation is MSIIGSRLTRRRAARFQSEQKYVLFLLMLAALTFWRVKRINYGTNIDATIATSDLFLLPMSLWKDTKAAPDKAALQMANENSTVPSATRANKNISILAPPPIRASKKATIAYAISVTDCKNPLDNRLVDGAAVLKHSIHLASIRNPSGTSRYDYHTYAFVHPNATQCSSILERAGYTVQMRDTPIDTDDINNTAYAERLNNPNSGCCGAREFLKLYSYTLLEYPVVVHLDVDVVILKPLDELFDIMLQPANATKHVKDAMWNKTVAHSIDSMFTRDYPMSNSVGNPNKVGMQGGFWLVRPNLTIYDEYRQIILRGDFVPGSGWGGAEYRYGGFYGAAQIQGIVPYFYGRFHPQTFVELNRCVYNQMVDIPYHEKYGKCLTGEEICQDCREANVEDIYSAHFTLCGKPWTCPSIEQHSNKSESYKWMEKVSLVGKKGELCIRLHREWHRIRHNLEVSWGIKEPIVQDPSLQPNGSISEYFYGHCKRTQTLLELDYNYVPLRFPDH
- a CDS encoding predicted protein, which codes for MVLRIHTLVPLLSLVLPTLGRAFVAQQVPSRLSARAFPRLFASEDWKIEIDMPPVGSGIKAYMKILPILSVPSEIVQVRYKVPFGLNVEPKKSLAVCTKDGPGGEKVGDVLRYTTQWTLGLPAGDGLVTTAASFAGGLSWQCSMFDVMNAKAWEQVVEALVSNVDTKTDEVVLLFERPLEGTAPEVE
- a CDS encoding predicted protein; translated protein: MAIYHSSTSSVAEWFLSLVQPYRSKSVASSGSHHSQCDSHIVSGTMKGATAVGLSLIVLKLVGQLLGGVGEMEDLGISTQVILSYMRQKMRRVIQAGGSNKKTIEIPAPPCIIDYHGSCTCESVIFKIRARRSLDVVHGSGKIPYPQTKVKASSFQLIQGSEYLRIYHAYSENESPPSTLAYSFCSECAVHIVNASDANSNEVSVNVDCLHEMKQLQAEETSRMLVEEEDDDEVASLAHPDVPFSATGIDRGSPVSAITQPLHPQSRQMSSISEEGDAWAMRDPVRPQSRYPPAVRVPFSKMTSQTSIEWPTESESTSVYSGSYALSTLDMGSMEGSIMDTFSEADTASRQEMLSSMRKYLRASKTSSSRSSKLQHHSYTSDDVPSDSPTLPTIPMKN
- a CDS encoding predicted protein, coding for MQSLLELGLQPVRGLLLYGPPGCGKTQLAREISTLLDARPSKIVAAPELLDRWVGGSERLIRELFVDAEVDGLHVVVIDECDAVFRRRASSNTDGTSEMTRASAVNQILSKLDGVHELGNVLLIGMTNRKEMLDPALLRPGRLEVHVEIPLPDREGRREILKIH
- a CDS encoding predicted protein; translation: MIASRICTITPRQSRRHRLILVENLARRSLRQPVLASSSCFALRTSTTGASTSTGRTPSFNTSSSSNTKPWFTAAVLALTSLSVGYAAGRAEEQATHHRVLPDGLPRTCCDNPSSPGGTVAPHAYTAAQQALPDQLRKIVGKNNVLDGNVESTHTLPFLKGARLGFGHALAIVTPESLQDVVDCVQAIVNADCVALPQGRNTGLTGGSVPHSHDTRPTVVLSLKRLDRIFPLDDGNKVVCLAGVGLASLEQFLKQEFPDRESHSILGSTFLNPTTAAGVAFGSGRTQLRKGPAYTERALYLKICTNKWNEKNVEIVDTLGIEGMEAGDIDPHRARKMDSIPSRLDRWSKMIADGYAKDMRYSSRKGAGALPASDTDYARRLCQHDTNVSRYNADTRGPDLCRSEGKIVILATVHDTFPKPKETQAFWIGFDTLETALDFRKQVCLNNPKDLPVSMEYMDRDAFDVVDRSGRLLGQTIKLTGPSSPIVAQLWGIKLFIEALPLPGASLICDKALHWCNNLLPATLPKDILTTGRTMHHHVAMTVGEFGDGNMERLLHRMQDFAKQHGAEQVKIHKVQAKDLSGLTAFRFVAAPAFRTWCVGEGVQGFSVDYALPKNAGEAPKLGQAGPMPLKRMRYSHFGCNVVHEDLAYANGVDIHEAKHDLKKTRWQKMDPLNVLNPGVGGLSEKARYSE
- a CDS encoding predicted protein, with amino-acid sequence MVAWLVLLTLSSLELVNGWIHQCTVMSLYIRRPTVSASLAFSHVTTHLDEHDHEFGANRTLETSTGTTRYDLGIGKNAPLGSASNTTIPAMLAGPSDPNVPTPVATESTQSVPFSAASRGENWVALDPVHKPSTPASRTRHSPHPVSEQTAKPVNGLSSTQKPAPTTSRRMVARDNRSAKLRAALWDEGHYQKHESPLLPSHPHDPTTSTAVADTTKQSSSTVPNVHEIVQRSTTITADGPSPPTAFYPDIDLSIPDSVYADDGSVDLVWDLLRWDAYQEAQREPLLVSFLYSTILNHPSLESSLSFLLANRLQSPAMMISTQLQSLIYASLQRCPIFRRALRADLMAVRDRDPAVQSLPDVFLYFKGFHALESHRVAHTLWKKQNKRVLAQYLQSQVSQTFQIDIHPNATFGMGIMLDHGTGIVVGETAAVGHNCSILHHVTLGGSGKKGVDRHPRVGNGVLLGAGATVLGPVHIGDGSQVGAGTLVISDLPSHCVAVGVPARIIGSFIDVTEQPSIGMNQIMDENRKIVATFESDGI